The following are encoded together in the Oceanobacillus zhaokaii genome:
- a CDS encoding TrkH family potassium uptake protein codes for MRYLHFHHQWLNKRTPAQLLLLFYLVSIIISTAALSLPFAYQEGVHVEFIDVLFTAVSAISVTGLSTISIVNTLSTTGIIILIIILHFGTIGIMASGTFIWLLIGKKIGLRERRLIMTDQNQTSFQGMVRLTKQIIIILLVIELIAFIILGTYLLNYYSSVKEAYFHGFFGTISALSNAGFDITGASLLPYSHDYFVQFIIMLLIIFGAIGFPVLIEVKEYLFSRNEKRKTIHFSLFTKVTTTTFFILIFAGAGIIYLLDSNDFFTDKSWHEALFYSLFQSVTTRSGGMATMDINLLSEENHLFISFLMFIGASPSSAGGGIRTTTFALVIIFIFTYARSGRSVRLFKREVYEEDLIKAVMVTLVASAMVLGSVLFISSQEPSSLMEVIFEVTSAFGTVGLSLGITSDLSNASKIILMLLMFIGRLGLFTFILMFRKNKQDGNYHYPKEKIIIG; via the coding sequence ATGAGATATCTTCACTTTCATCATCAATGGTTAAATAAACGAACACCTGCACAATTACTATTATTATTTTATTTAGTATCGATTATTATTTCGACAGCCGCACTTTCATTGCCATTTGCATATCAGGAAGGGGTTCATGTCGAATTTATTGATGTCTTATTTACTGCAGTAAGTGCAATAAGTGTAACAGGACTAAGTACTATATCCATTGTTAATACACTAAGTACGACAGGAATAATTATCCTAATAATAATTTTGCATTTCGGTACAATTGGAATCATGGCTTCAGGTACATTTATCTGGCTGTTAATTGGAAAAAAAATCGGGCTTCGTGAACGCCGGTTAATAATGACAGATCAAAACCAGACTAGTTTTCAGGGGATGGTTCGTTTAACAAAGCAGATTATTATTATTTTGCTAGTTATAGAATTAATTGCGTTTATTATTTTGGGGACCTACCTTTTGAATTATTATTCATCAGTAAAAGAGGCTTACTTCCATGGTTTCTTTGGAACAATAAGTGCACTGTCAAATGCTGGATTTGATATTACTGGAGCGTCTTTGCTGCCGTACAGTCATGATTATTTTGTTCAATTTATTATCATGCTTTTGATTATATTTGGAGCCATTGGATTTCCGGTATTAATTGAAGTAAAAGAGTATTTATTTTCAAGAAATGAAAAACGGAAAACGATACACTTTAGTTTATTTACAAAAGTAACAACAACTACATTCTTTATCTTAATTTTTGCTGGCGCAGGTATTATATATTTACTTGACAGCAATGATTTTTTTACAGATAAGTCTTGGCATGAAGCATTGTTTTATTCTTTATTTCAATCTGTTACGACAAGAAGTGGCGGGATGGCAACAATGGATATCAACTTGTTGTCAGAAGAAAATCATTTGTTTATTTCATTTTTAATGTTTATCGGTGCATCGCCAAGCAGTGCTGGTGGTGGAATAAGAACAACAACGTTTGCATTAGTAATTATTTTTATCTTTACTTATGCCAGAAGTGGGAGAAGCGTTCGACTTTTTAAACGTGAAGTTTATGAAGAGGATCTGATAAAGGCAGTAATGGTAACTCTTGTTGCATCTGCAATGGTACTTGGATCTGTTCTGTTTATTTCTTCTCAAGAGCCATCCTCATTAATGGAAGTGATTTTTGAAGTAACTTCAGCATTCGGAACGGTAGGTCTCTCGTTAGGAATTACAAGTGATTTAAGCAACGCAAGTAAAATAATTCTAATGTTATTGATGTTTATAGGGAGATTAGGACTGTTTACTTTTATCTTGATGTTTAGAAAGAATAAACAAGATGGTAATTACCACTACCCTAAAGAAAAAATCATTATCGGTTAG
- the lepB gene encoding signal peptidase I yields the protein MTESKEKNEWLEWGKAIVIAIIIALLLRTFIFATSIVEGESMEPTLEDGERVIFNKLIYLVDDPDRGDIVIIQRPYKNYVKRVIGLPGEQIEIIAGKLLINGEPYNQAFITEEVINQTGNFGPITIPEESYFVLGDNRAISKDSRNGLGFIDEEEIIGKSEIIIYPFSEWGLTK from the coding sequence TTGACTGAATCAAAAGAGAAAAACGAATGGCTTGAGTGGGGAAAAGCAATTGTAATTGCAATTATTATAGCACTTTTATTACGTACCTTTATATTTGCTACTTCTATTGTTGAAGGTGAGAGTATGGAACCGACTCTAGAAGATGGAGAAAGAGTAATTTTTAATAAGTTGATCTATTTAGTAGATGACCCCGACAGAGGTGACATTGTAATCATACAAAGGCCATATAAAAATTATGTGAAAAGGGTTATCGGGTTACCTGGTGAACAAATTGAAATTATTGCTGGCAAACTTCTAATTAATGGTGAACCATATAATCAAGCGTTTATTACAGAGGAGGTCATCAACCAAACGGGAAATTTCGGTCCAATTACAATTCCAGAGGAAAGCTATTTTGTATTGGGAGATAATCGCGCAATTAGTAAGGATAGTCGGAATGGTCTTGGATTTATTGATGAAGAAGAGATAATTGGCAAATCTGAAATTATCATTTATCCATTCAGTGAGTGGGGACTGACAAAATAA
- a CDS encoding aspartyl-phosphate phosphatase Spo0E family protein, producing MNNMYMNEDLQKRIEYLRKKMMQIAENKGLTDTESVKVSQELDILLNHYEKMKEQANNKNM from the coding sequence ATGAATAATATGTATATGAATGAAGATCTTCAAAAGAGAATTGAATACTTGCGTAAAAAGATGATGCAGATAGCAGAGAATAAGGGGTTGACAGATACTGAATCTGTTAAAGTCAGCCAAGAATTGGATATTCTTTTAAATCACTATGAAAAAATGAAGGAACAAGCAAACAATAAGAATATGTAA
- a CDS encoding FbpB family small basic protein, whose translation MRPRALNFDQLVKQNKQELLDDEKKIRQIELRLEKKHRDLVGFESEELELK comes from the coding sequence ATGAGACCTAGAGCATTAAACTTCGATCAACTAGTCAAACAAAATAAACAAGAACTATTAGACGATGAAAAAAAGATAAGACAAATAGAATTACGTCTAGAAAAGAAGCATAGGGATTTAGTAGGTTTTGAATCGGAGGAATTAGAACTAAAATAA
- a CDS encoding YkyB family protein, which translates to MSETIPIHELAQALFTINRHAKTAPEPKHLYFIKKETINKLIREKRANKVGLHFSDHPKFSNQHSTLLVKVADYYFHIPPSKQDFKELEHLGSLDQNYRNPPTKMSLSKAKSIVYDYINWKPEKKQPIKQQRYTSSYYTPSSLGKMEWPPTKSRRY; encoded by the coding sequence TTGTCAGAAACGATTCCAATACATGAATTAGCTCAAGCACTATTTACGATTAATCGACATGCAAAAACAGCTCCAGAGCCAAAGCATCTGTATTTCATTAAGAAAGAAACAATTAATAAATTAATTAGGGAAAAGCGTGCAAATAAAGTAGGACTACATTTCTCGGATCATCCAAAGTTCAGTAATCAACACTCCACCCTTCTTGTAAAGGTAGCGGATTATTATTTTCATATTCCTCCTAGTAAACAAGACTTCAAAGAACTTGAGCATCTAGGGTCCCTTGACCAAAATTATCGGAATCCACCTACGAAAATGTCGCTTTCAAAAGCAAAAAGCATTGTATATGATTATATTAATTGGAAGCCTGAAAAGAAGCAGCCGATAAAGCAGCAACGGTATACCTCTTCCTACTATACCCCTTCCTCATTAGGTAAAATGGAATGGCCACCAACAAAATCTAGGCGTTATTAA
- a CDS encoding SCO family protein, which produces MNRLKLFILFVLLFLAACDEYAIETNMSEEIDSFEYTTQDNETLSLNDLEGNWWVADFIFTNCTTVCLPMTYNMATLQDKLAEEDIDVKLVSFSIDPERDSPDVLKKYGQGYDADFTNWSFLTGYDFETIKEFSITSFKNIVAPPPTGDDQVIHGTLFFLVSPEGEVIKNYSGVDAGSVDQIVEDLKQVQ; this is translated from the coding sequence TTGAATCGTTTGAAATTATTCATTTTATTTGTTCTCCTATTTCTCGCTGCATGTGATGAGTATGCAATTGAAACGAACATGTCCGAGGAAATTGATAGCTTTGAATATACTACACAGGATAATGAAACACTCAGTTTAAATGACCTAGAAGGTAATTGGTGGGTAGCAGACTTCATCTTTACAAACTGTACTACTGTATGTTTACCGATGACCTATAATATGGCTACATTACAGGATAAACTTGCCGAGGAAGATATCGATGTGAAATTAGTGTCGTTCAGTATTGATCCTGAAAGAGATAGCCCAGACGTTTTAAAGAAATATGGCCAAGGCTATGATGCTGATTTTACAAATTGGTCCTTCTTAACAGGCTATGATTTCGAAACAATAAAAGAATTCTCAATTACATCCTTTAAGAATATCGTTGCACCACCACCGACTGGAGATGATCAAGTGATCCATGGAACCCTGTTCTTCCTAGTCAGTCCAGAAGGTGAAGTAATTAAGAATTACAGTGGTGTTGATGCGGGATCAGTCGATCAGATCGTAGAAGACTTAAAACAGGTACAATAA
- a CDS encoding metallophosphoesterase yields MNRRTFIKKGLGSLIGLIGLSSGTYYYARNIEPNMLHVQQETIISGKIPSGFNNFKIVQFSDTHAGFHYSMEDINELMKKINALRPDLIVFTGDLVDEPNKYDWYPNLIEALSSITADYGKYWIYGNHDHGGYGTDIIHDVMERSNFTLLKNSHTTIQKENERITLAGIDDVMLGSPNLQQALHAANPELFTILLAHEPDYADTTIMYPVDIQLSGHSHGGQVRFPFIGHLYTPAYSEKYVRGKYSLNDDKLNVYVNSGIGTTRLPYRFLCQPELHVYTLQTKV; encoded by the coding sequence ATGAATCGACGTACCTTTATAAAAAAGGGACTTGGAAGCTTAATAGGACTAATCGGTCTTAGCAGCGGAACATACTATTACGCTAGGAATATCGAGCCTAATATGCTTCATGTACAGCAAGAGACCATTATTTCCGGTAAAATTCCTTCTGGGTTTAACAATTTTAAAATTGTTCAGTTTTCCGATACCCATGCAGGTTTTCATTATTCAATGGAAGATATAAATGAACTTATGAAAAAAATCAATGCTTTAAGACCTGATCTTATTGTTTTTACTGGAGACCTGGTGGATGAACCTAATAAATACGACTGGTATCCTAATTTAATAGAAGCATTATCATCCATAACTGCTGATTATGGGAAATATTGGATATATGGAAATCACGATCATGGGGGATATGGTACAGATATTATTCACGATGTGATGGAGCGTTCTAATTTTACTTTGCTGAAAAATAGCCACACGACCATTCAGAAGGAAAATGAACGAATCACTTTAGCAGGTATTGATGATGTGATGCTCGGAAGTCCTAATTTACAACAAGCCCTACATGCCGCTAATCCAGAATTATTTACGATATTATTAGCACATGAACCAGATTATGCGGATACTACTATCATGTATCCTGTCGATATTCAATTATCTGGACATAGCCATGGTGGTCAAGTTCGATTTCCATTCATAGGTCACTTATATACACCAGCATATTCTGAAAAGTATGTAAGGGGTAAATACTCATTAAACGATGACAAGCTAAATGTATATGTAAATAGTGGAATCGGAACAACGCGTCTGCCCTACCGATTTCTTTGTCAACCCGAACTCCATGTTTATACACTTCAAACGAAAGTATAG
- a CDS encoding cation diffusion facilitator family transporter, which produces MGHHHEGHNHEHHHHHHTSNTKVLFFSFIIIFLFMIVEAVGGFLTNSLALISDAGHMLSDAAAMGLSLVAFKIGEKKATMDKTFGYRRFEIIAAFINGAALILIAIFIFYEAIQRFVEPPNVNGGMMIIAVIGLIINIVVAWLLMRGDSKENLNLRSALLHVIGDLLGSVGAIVAGALILLFGWNIADPIASVIVAILIIISGFRITKDSMNILMEGKPEDINVTAIKESLSKMDGIEDVHDLHVWSITSEFPTLSCHLIVKKSIDRDLLLQQANEMIHHHFNISHCTIQIEGINSTIHKICNSCD; this is translated from the coding sequence ATGGGACATCATCATGAAGGGCATAACCATGAACACCACCATCACCACCACACAAGTAACACGAAGGTCCTTTTCTTTAGCTTTATCATTATCTTCTTGTTTATGATTGTCGAGGCGGTTGGCGGTTTTTTAACGAATAGTCTTGCATTAATCTCAGATGCTGGGCATATGTTGAGTGATGCAGCTGCAATGGGACTTAGTCTAGTAGCATTTAAAATAGGTGAAAAAAAAGCAACAATGGATAAAACATTTGGGTACAGACGTTTCGAAATTATCGCAGCCTTTATTAATGGTGCAGCACTCATCCTAATTGCAATCTTTATATTCTATGAAGCAATTCAACGATTTGTCGAACCTCCTAATGTAAATGGCGGTATGATGATTATTGCAGTTATTGGTCTAATCATAAATATCGTCGTAGCTTGGTTACTGATGCGGGGAGATTCCAAAGAAAACTTAAATCTAAGAAGCGCACTACTTCATGTGATTGGTGATTTATTAGGCTCTGTTGGTGCCATCGTTGCTGGTGCTCTTATCCTGTTATTTGGTTGGAATATTGCTGACCCAATTGCCAGTGTGATTGTAGCGATACTCATCATCATTTCCGGTTTTCGAATTACCAAGGATTCGATGAACATCTTAATGGAAGGAAAACCAGAGGATATAAATGTCACAGCGATTAAAGAATCCCTTTCAAAAATGGATGGTATCGAGGACGTTCATGACTTGCATGTTTGGTCAATCACATCTGAATTCCCAACACTTAGCTGCCATCTAATCGTAAAAAAATCGATAGATCGTGATCTGTTACTTCAGCAAGCAAATGAAATGATCCATCATCATTTCAACATCTCTCATTGCACGATTCAAATAGAAGGCATCAACTCAACGATCCATAAAATCTGTAATTCTTGCGATTGA
- a CDS encoding ArsR/SmtB family transcription factor, producing the protein MHYHSIENELIEQSSQIFKALSDPTRIKILHLLFYKECSVNEIANQLDMNQSTISHQLKYLKQLRLVKNRKEKTTNYYSLDDDHVMNLLEQTIEHIKHTN; encoded by the coding sequence TTGCATTATCATTCAATTGAAAATGAATTAATCGAACAGTCTTCCCAAATATTTAAAGCTTTGTCTGATCCAACAAGAATCAAGATTTTACATTTACTATTTTACAAGGAATGTTCAGTAAATGAAATTGCGAATCAACTTGACATGAATCAATCGACAATTTCTCATCAATTAAAATATTTAAAACAGTTACGTTTAGTTAAAAATAGAAAAGAAAAAACAACGAATTATTATTCACTCGATGACGATCATGTCATGAATTTATTAGAACAAACCATCGAACATATTAAACATACGAATTAG
- the cbpB gene encoding cyclic-di-AMP-binding protein CbpB — protein MSMTQDRQLVDIAVAELMISSEKVAHVQLNNPLEHALLVLVKSGYSAVPVLDATYKLAGIIGKTVILNQILGLERFEIEKLSEMRVQEIMQHDVTTISKENNLLDGLNAIIDNNFICVVDEEGYFDGILTRRAILKQLKKEIYSSKQYLK, from the coding sequence ATGAGTATGACACAAGATAGGCAATTAGTTGATATAGCTGTTGCTGAATTAATGATATCTTCGGAAAAAGTTGCCCATGTACAGTTAAATAATCCGTTAGAACATGCGTTATTAGTATTAGTAAAATCTGGATATTCAGCAGTTCCAGTTTTAGATGCAACCTATAAATTAGCAGGCATAATTGGCAAGACAGTAATATTAAATCAAATACTTGGTCTTGAGCGTTTTGAAATAGAGAAGCTTTCGGAAATGCGGGTTCAGGAGATTATGCAACATGATGTAACAACCATATCGAAGGAAAATAATTTACTTGATGGTTTAAATGCGATTATAGATAATAATTTTATTTGTGTTGTTGATGAAGAGGGCTACTTTGATGGAATTCTAACAAGAAGAGCAATCTTAAAACAATTAAAAAAAGAAATTTATTCTTCAAAGCAATATTTAAAATAA
- a CDS encoding YkuS family protein, producing MARIGVEETLSDVKAALTELGHEVVDLRSEADAAGCDCCIISGQDKDVMGISNAVISGPVINAQGCNAEDICDMVNQRLS from the coding sequence GTGGCACGTATTGGAGTTGAAGAAACACTTTCAGATGTAAAAGCAGCATTAACCGAGCTTGGTCATGAAGTTGTAGATTTGCGGTCTGAAGCTGACGCAGCAGGTTGTGATTGCTGTATCATTTCTGGTCAGGATAAGGATGTTATGGGAATTTCAAATGCCGTTATATCTGGGCCTGTAATTAATGCACAAGGGTGCAATGCTGAAGACATATGTGACATGGTTAACCAGCGATTAAGCTAA
- a CDS encoding TlpA family protein disulfide reductase: protein MKLRDPLPELTGATTWLNSDALNRQDLIGVTPTLVHFWSISCHLCKNAMPYVNELRDSYQNDVNVIAVHMPLSRQDTDLEKITKVAQAHNMTQPIYIDNELNLSNQFRTRYVPTYYLFDQNGELRHYQTDGKISIIRNRLNRILNK from the coding sequence ATCAAATTAAGGGATCCATTGCCTGAACTGACGGGAGCAACGACTTGGCTAAATAGTGATGCATTAAATAGACAAGATTTAATTGGTGTTACACCTACACTGGTCCATTTTTGGTCAATTAGTTGCCATCTGTGTAAAAATGCAATGCCATATGTAAATGAATTAAGAGATTCTTATCAAAATGATGTAAATGTTATTGCAGTTCATATGCCATTGTCGAGACAGGACACAGATTTAGAAAAAATTACAAAGGTTGCCCAAGCACATAATATGACACAACCTATTTACATCGATAATGAATTGAATTTAAGTAATCAATTCCGTACACGATATGTACCAACGTATTATTTATTTGATCAAAACGGAGAGCTTAGGCATTACCAAACAGATGGAAAAATAAGCATAATCCGCAACCGACTAAATCGTATATTAAATAAGTAA
- a CDS encoding ABC transporter ATP-binding protein — translation MNTFKRLKGFYWPYKNYLIWSLFFLLFVTGITVVYPIILQVTIDEVVAKDRYSLIPYICSLFLVLMIMKGLSTFAFQYLGDLFGMTSVYKLRGSIYDKLQALSFRYYDNAKTGDIMSRLTADVEGFRFFLSAGIAELIRTILLIVISLGVMFYYSVPLAVVTMAAMPFLIIVVYQFDKRVHPAFRKIRKSMGVLNTRIQENISGINTVKSLSREDFEVERFSASNDEYRNNYIDTSKLWAKYFPLMEFIGNICVIALLGYGGYLVINGGLALGELVAFFSLVWYILDPLMSFGFIINQFSQAKASGERLIEILDAKEDIVEKEDAVDLPIRGHITFKNVTLTYVKDDDSALKNVSFDAPPGKIIGLIGATGSGKTSITQLITRFYEPENGEVLVDGRLVSDYRLRNLRKHIGFVLQEPFLFSTTIRENIAYGNPNVTNEQIMDAAKRAQAHDFIMEMPKGYNTMLGERGMGLSGGQKQRIAIARAICINPSILVLDDATSAVDMETEFKIQHALREVMEGRTSFIIAHRISSLKHADEILVLDDGEIVERGTHDELLNNNGPYERIYNIQYQDREAVLNTAN, via the coding sequence TTGAATACGTTTAAACGGTTAAAAGGGTTTTACTGGCCATATAAGAATTATTTAATCTGGTCATTATTTTTCTTGTTATTTGTAACAGGAATTACGGTTGTATATCCCATTATTTTACAGGTAACAATTGATGAAGTTGTCGCAAAAGACAGGTACTCTCTAATCCCTTATATTTGCAGCCTATTTCTCGTACTAATGATTATGAAAGGCTTATCTACCTTTGCATTTCAGTATCTAGGTGATCTGTTTGGAATGACTTCAGTATATAAATTGCGTGGATCAATCTATGATAAGCTGCAAGCATTATCATTCCGATATTATGATAATGCCAAAACAGGTGATATTATGTCTCGCTTAACAGCAGATGTAGAAGGGTTTCGCTTCTTCTTGTCAGCTGGAATTGCGGAATTAATTCGTACGATTTTATTAATTGTGATTAGTTTAGGTGTTATGTTTTACTACTCAGTCCCATTAGCAGTTGTAACGATGGCTGCAATGCCTTTTCTAATTATTGTTGTTTACCAATTTGATAAGCGTGTACATCCTGCATTTCGAAAGATAAGAAAGTCAATGGGTGTACTAAATACGAGAATCCAAGAAAATATTAGTGGAATTAATACAGTTAAATCATTATCTCGAGAAGATTTCGAGGTAGAGCGTTTTTCTGCAAGCAATGATGAGTATCGCAATAATTATATTGATACATCGAAACTTTGGGCGAAATACTTCCCACTGATGGAATTCATCGGCAATATTTGTGTTATTGCTTTACTCGGATATGGTGGCTATTTGGTTATTAATGGGGGGCTTGCGTTAGGGGAATTAGTTGCTTTTTTCAGTCTGGTATGGTATATCCTGGACCCATTAATGAGTTTTGGGTTTATTATTAATCAGTTTTCACAAGCAAAGGCATCTGGTGAAAGATTAATTGAAATACTCGATGCGAAGGAAGATATTGTGGAAAAAGAAGATGCAGTAGATTTACCGATAAGAGGTCATATTACATTTAAGAATGTCACCTTAACCTATGTTAAAGACGATGATTCCGCACTGAAAAATGTTAGTTTCGATGCACCACCTGGAAAAATTATCGGATTAATTGGGGCAACTGGGTCAGGTAAAACGAGTATTACACAACTAATTACAAGATTTTATGAACCTGAAAATGGGGAAGTACTTGTTGATGGTCGACTTGTTTCTGATTATAGGCTTAGAAACTTACGAAAGCATATCGGATTTGTATTGCAGGAACCCTTTTTATTTTCAACGACAATTAGGGAAAACATTGCTTACGGGAATCCTAATGTAACGAATGAGCAAATTATGGATGCAGCGAAGAGGGCACAAGCGCATGATTTTATTATGGAAATGCCAAAAGGATATAATACGATGCTAGGAGAACGCGGGATGGGCCTTTCCGGTGGTCAAAAACAGCGGATTGCAATTGCTCGAGCAATTTGTATCAATCCAAGTATTCTTGTACTTGATGATGCAACATCAGCAGTTGATATGGAAACGGAATTTAAGATACAACATGCGCTCAGAGAAGTGATGGAAGGTAGGACCTCCTTCATTATCGCTCATCGGATTTCTTCACTAAAACATGCGGATGAGATATTAGTATTGGATGATGGTGAAATTGTCGAGCGGGGTACCCATGATGAATTATTGAATAATAATGGACCATATGAACGCATTTATAATATTCAATATCAGGACCGGGAAGCAGTTTTGAATACAGCGAATTAA
- a CDS encoding ABC transporter ATP-binding protein, with product MAEATNSKRESRHLKRFHYTVDQAIDKPFNWRQMLRLLQYVKPYGKTYLPAALIAMLFSTIVRLTVPILIGKVAIDIAIENKDFTLLTYLVLGIGILYLISYVANVLRIKWVNKLGQNVIFDLRQHLFSHVERLSHRFFDSRSAGSILVRILNDVNSLQELFTNGIINLLMDFVTLTAIVVILFALSPQLALAVIIVIPLMFLISTRLRKMIRRTWQEVRMHQSRLNSHLNEGLQGMRITQSFTQEKENAEFFNGVNEGYFNSFRIASKRSAMFRPLVEICDAIGTIILISFGAYLILNETIQVGTFVSFAFFLGMFWGPISRLGQMYNQLLMAMASSERIFEFLDEESNVEEKQDAYVFTDMKGHVEFDHVEFSYEKDRIALHEISLEMKEGETVALVGHTGSGKSTIANLISRFYDPTKGAVKIDGIDLKDVTLDSLRSQISVVLQDTFIFSGTIIDNIRFGRPDASDEEVMKAASVVGADDFINRLSNGYYTEVEERGNILSAGERQLLSFARALLANPRIIILDEATASIDTETEVRIQEAMRTLLKGRTSIIIAHRLSTIRESDTIFVLEQGKIIEQGNHEELMSQNGKYYKLVQSQFQMLDAI from the coding sequence ATGGCAGAAGCAACAAATAGCAAGCGGGAAAGCAGACATTTAAAGCGATTTCACTATACAGTAGATCAAGCAATAGATAAACCATTTAACTGGAGGCAGATGCTACGCCTCCTGCAGTATGTTAAACCATATGGGAAAACATATCTGCCGGCTGCATTAATTGCAATGTTATTCTCAACAATTGTTCGTTTGACCGTACCAATATTAATAGGTAAAGTAGCAATCGATATTGCAATCGAGAATAAAGATTTTACTTTACTAACATATCTTGTGTTAGGGATAGGGATACTTTACTTAATAAGTTACGTTGCTAACGTATTACGGATTAAATGGGTAAATAAGCTAGGGCAAAATGTTATTTTTGATTTAAGGCAGCATCTATTTTCCCATGTAGAGCGGCTGTCACATCGATTTTTTGATAGCAGGTCAGCTGGATCAATCTTAGTAAGAATATTAAATGATGTTAATTCATTGCAGGAATTATTTACGAACGGGATTATCAATTTATTGATGGACTTTGTAACACTAACTGCAATCGTTGTTATTTTATTTGCGCTAAGTCCGCAGCTCGCACTTGCAGTAATCATTGTTATTCCACTAATGTTTCTGATTTCAACTAGATTAAGGAAGATGATTCGCAGGACTTGGCAGGAAGTAAGGATGCACCAGTCGCGATTAAATTCTCACTTAAACGAAGGACTACAAGGAATGCGGATAACTCAATCCTTTACACAGGAGAAAGAGAATGCTGAATTTTTTAATGGTGTGAATGAGGGGTATTTTAATAGCTTTAGAATTGCTTCGAAGCGAAGTGCTATGTTTCGCCCATTAGTGGAGATATGTGATGCAATAGGAACGATTATTTTAATCTCCTTTGGAGCCTATTTAATTCTAAATGAAACGATTCAGGTTGGTACGTTCGTATCGTTTGCCTTCTTCCTTGGCATGTTCTGGGGACCGATTTCTAGATTAGGACAGATGTATAATCAACTACTCATGGCGATGGCATCTTCTGAACGAATTTTTGAATTCTTGGATGAAGAGTCAAATGTAGAGGAGAAGCAGGATGCATATGTGTTTACCGATATGAAAGGACATGTAGAATTTGATCATGTAGAATTTTCATATGAGAAAGATAGAATAGCACTGCATGAAATTTCCTTGGAGATGAAAGAAGGGGAGACTGTTGCTCTTGTTGGTCACACTGGCAGCGGAAAATCAACGATTGCTAACCTTATAAGTCGTTTCTATGATCCGACCAAAGGGGCTGTAAAGATTGATGGCATCGATTTGAAAGATGTTACGTTAGATAGTCTGCGCAGTCAAATAAGTGTTGTTTTACAGGATACGTTTATTTTCTCTGGAACCATTATTGATAATATTCGCTTTGGCAGACCTGATGCGTCAGATGAAGAAGTTATGAAAGCTGCGAGCGTAGTTGGTGCCGATGACTTCATTAACCGCCTATCCAATGGTTATTACACGGAAGTAGAGGAGCGAGGAAATATATTATCTGCGGGTGAGCGTCAATTGCTCTCCTTCGCAAGGGCATTGTTAGCCAATCCAAGAATTATTATTCTGGATGAGGCGACAGCAAGTATCGATACGGAAACAGAAGTAAGAATTCAAGAAGCGATGCGCACCTTATTAAAGGGAAGAACATCGATTATCATTGCCCACCGATTATCAACAATTAGGGAATCTGACACGATTTTTGTGTTAGAGCAGGGTAAGATAATTGAGCAGGGGAATCATGAAGAATTGATGAGCCAAAATGGCAAATATTATAAGTTAGTACAATCACAGTTTCAAATGCTAGATGCAATTTAA